One stretch of Juglans microcarpa x Juglans regia isolate MS1-56 chromosome 3D, Jm3101_v1.0, whole genome shotgun sequence DNA includes these proteins:
- the LOC121255769 gene encoding carbonic anhydrase 2-like isoform X1, producing MATESYEEAIAGLSKLLSVKANLGGVAAARIKQITAELEAVGSKQFDPVERIKTGFVHFKKEKFEKDPALYGELAKGQSPKFLVFACSDSRVCPSHVLNFQPGEAFVVRNIANMVPPYDTTKYSGVGAAIEYAVLHLKVENIVIIGHSCCGGIKGLMSIPDDGTIASEFIEHWVKICSPAKAKVKAEYSELSFHEQCTNCEKEAVNVSLGNLLTYPFVRDSVVKQTVALKGAHYDFVKGTFELWDLDFKIIPSLSSA from the exons ATGGCTACGGAATCATACGAGGAGGCCATTGCAGGACTCTCGAAGCTTCTCAG TGTGAAAGCTAACCTCGGGGGCGTCGCCGCCGCAAGGATCAAGCAGATAACGGCCGAGTTGGAGGCGGTCGGTTCGAAGCAGTTTGATCCGGTCGAGAGGATCAAAACCGGATTCGTCCACTTCAAGAAAGAGAAATTTGA GAAGGATCCTGCTTTGTACGGTGAACTTGCCAAAGGCCAGAGTCCAAAG TTTCTGGTATTTGCATGTTCAGACTCTCGCGTTTGTCCCTCCCATGTCCTGAATTTCCAACCGGGCGAGGCCTTTGTGGTACGAAACATCGCCAACATGGTCCCGCCCTACGACACG ACAAAGTACTCAGGAGTGGGGGCGGCCATTGAATATGCAGTGTTGCATCTGAAg GTGGAAAATATTGTGATCATTGGACACAGCTGCTGTGGTGGTATAAAGGGGCTCATGTCTATCCCAGACGATGGGACCATTGCCAG TGAATTCATCGAACATTGGGTCAAAATCTGTTCCCCCGCAAAGGCCAAGGTCAAGGCAGAGTACAGTGAGTTAAGTTTCCATGAGCAGTGTACCAACTGCGAGAAG GAGGCTGTGAATGTATCGCTCGGAAACTTGTTGACATATCCTTTTGTGAGGGATAGTGTGGTGAAGCAGACAGTAGCTCTCAAGGGTGCACACTACGATTTTGTCAAAGGAACTTTCGAGCTCTGGGATCTTGACTTCAAAATTATACCCTCCCTGTCGTCTGCATGA
- the LOC121255769 gene encoding carbonic anhydrase, chloroplastic-like isoform X2: MATESYEEAIAGLSKLLSVKANLGGVAAARIKQITAELEAVGSKQFDPVERIKTGFVHFKKEKFEKDPALYGELAKGQSPKFLVFACSDSRVCPSHVLNFQPGEAFVVRNIANMVPPYDTTKYSGVGAAIEYAVLHLKVENIVIIGHSCCGGIKGLMSIPDDGTIASEFIEHWVKICSPAKAKVKAEYSELSFHEQCTNCEKVNYSTHQVSSS; the protein is encoded by the exons ATGGCTACGGAATCATACGAGGAGGCCATTGCAGGACTCTCGAAGCTTCTCAG TGTGAAAGCTAACCTCGGGGGCGTCGCCGCCGCAAGGATCAAGCAGATAACGGCCGAGTTGGAGGCGGTCGGTTCGAAGCAGTTTGATCCGGTCGAGAGGATCAAAACCGGATTCGTCCACTTCAAGAAAGAGAAATTTGA GAAGGATCCTGCTTTGTACGGTGAACTTGCCAAAGGCCAGAGTCCAAAG TTTCTGGTATTTGCATGTTCAGACTCTCGCGTTTGTCCCTCCCATGTCCTGAATTTCCAACCGGGCGAGGCCTTTGTGGTACGAAACATCGCCAACATGGTCCCGCCCTACGACACG ACAAAGTACTCAGGAGTGGGGGCGGCCATTGAATATGCAGTGTTGCATCTGAAg GTGGAAAATATTGTGATCATTGGACACAGCTGCTGTGGTGGTATAAAGGGGCTCATGTCTATCCCAGACGATGGGACCATTGCCAG TGAATTCATCGAACATTGGGTCAAAATCTGTTCCCCCGCAAAGGCCAAGGTCAAGGCAGAGTACAGTGAGTTAAGTTTCCATGAGCAGTGTACCAACTGCGAGAAGGTAAATTACTCCACACACCAAGTATCATCATCTTAA